A genomic region of Oscillatoria salina IIICB1 contains the following coding sequences:
- a CDS encoding ABC1 kinase family protein, giving the protein MLSLTQNTSRQGYIIEVVLRNGWDYMRGLLSGSKANDPQLPPPEVLRKILVELGPVYVKLGQLLSTRPDLLPPDYIEALTALQANVPPVPWTEIEVMIRKQLRQSLDEVFTEIDIEPVAAGSIAQIHRATLTNGQQVAMKVQRPGIDAIVAQDISLIKGVADLVSRTDFGQDYDVVALAEEFTSAIEAELDFTQEAAFTDQLRRNLSTSKWFDPKDIVVPAIYWDLTTEKLLVMEWLEGVPILKANVDGQIGKDGKTRRQEITTLLFRVFFQQLYIDGFFHADPHPGNLFYLRDGRVALIDCGMIGRLDPRTQQILTEMLLAIVDLDAQRCSQLTLDLAESGQPRSLIRLENDYDRMLRKYYNRSLSQINFSKVFYEVLQVARDNKIKLPGNMGLYAKSLANLEGVARSFNPEVNLLDEIKPLMTDIFRRQILGDSPLTTLLRTALDVKSLSLQSPRLVELLLDRVTSETLKWNLSLRELEPLRRSLDDSANRLSFSILVGSLIMGAAMISTGAQTQQLSIISTILFAAASFLGLWLIISILRSGRLR; this is encoded by the coding sequence GTGCTTTCCCTAACTCAAAACACATCCCGCCAAGGTTACATTATCGAGGTTGTCCTACGCAATGGCTGGGACTATATGCGAGGACTACTTAGCGGTAGTAAAGCCAACGATCCTCAACTACCACCACCAGAAGTATTGCGAAAAATTCTGGTCGAATTGGGACCTGTATATGTCAAACTCGGACAACTGTTGAGTACCCGCCCCGATCTCTTACCACCAGATTACATCGAAGCCTTGACAGCTTTACAAGCGAACGTACCGCCCGTACCTTGGACGGAAATCGAAGTGATGATTCGCAAACAGCTACGTCAGTCATTAGACGAAGTATTTACCGAAATTGACATTGAACCAGTAGCGGCGGGTTCGATCGCGCAAATTCATCGGGCGACTTTAACTAATGGTCAGCAAGTGGCGATGAAAGTGCAACGTCCGGGTATTGACGCGATCGTCGCCCAAGATATTTCGTTAATTAAAGGTGTCGCCGATCTCGTGTCTCGTACTGATTTCGGGCAAGATTATGATGTGGTTGCCTTAGCTGAGGAATTCACTAGCGCGATCGAAGCGGAATTAGATTTTACCCAAGAAGCAGCTTTTACTGACCAATTACGGCGCAATTTATCGACAAGTAAATGGTTCGATCCCAAAGATATCGTCGTACCTGCTATTTACTGGGACTTAACTACGGAAAAGTTACTAGTAATGGAATGGTTAGAGGGAGTCCCAATTTTAAAAGCTAATGTTGACGGACAAATAGGTAAAGACGGTAAAACTCGCAGACAAGAAATTACTACTTTATTGTTTCGGGTGTTTTTTCAGCAGTTATATATCGATGGTTTCTTTCATGCCGATCCCCATCCAGGTAATTTATTTTATCTGCGAGACGGTCGCGTAGCTTTAATTGATTGTGGCATGATCGGGCGTTTAGACCCTCGCACCCAGCAAATTTTAACCGAAATGTTATTAGCAATTGTCGATCTTGATGCCCAGCGTTGCAGTCAATTAACTTTAGATTTGGCTGAGTCTGGTCAGCCGAGAAGTTTGATTCGTTTGGAAAATGATTACGACCGTATGCTGCGGAAATATTACAATCGCAGTTTGTCGCAAATCAATTTCTCAAAAGTCTTTTATGAGGTGTTACAAGTTGCTCGCGACAATAAAATTAAATTGCCCGGTAATATGGGTTTATATGCTAAAAGTTTAGCTAATTTGGAAGGGGTTGCTCGTAGTTTTAACCCAGAAGTTAATCTCCTGGACGAGATTAAACCTTTGATGACGGATATTTTCCGCCGTCAGATTTTGGGAGATAGCCCGCTAACAACTTTATTGCGAACTGCTTTGGACGTGAAAAGTCTTTCTTTGCAGTCTCCTCGATTGGTTGAGTTACTTTTAGACCGGGTGACTTCGGAAACTTTAAAATGGAATTTAAGTTTGCGGGAATTAGAACCTTTGCGCCGCAGTTTGGATGATTCAGCGAATCGACTTTCATTTAGTATTTTGGTAGGTTCGTTGATTATGGGCGCGGCAATGATTTCTACTGGGGCGCAAACTCAACAATTATCGATTATTAGTACAATTTTGTTTGCGGCAGCGAGTTTTCTGGGTTTGTGGTTGATTATTAGTATTTTGCGATCGGGACGCTTACGCTAG
- the hisC gene encoding histidinol-phosphate transaminase, with translation MRYFRANINTMVGYTPGEQPPLGVKIVKLNTNENPYPPSPASLQVLQKIDGEQLRRYPDPMATEFREAVGNVFGFPPDWILVGNGSDEILNSIVRACVEQTQKVVYPTPTYILYRTLAQMQPAQFVEVDYDKDYNLPIEQLIAANGAVTLIASPNSPSGHAIPTTLLSQLASQLSGVLVIDEAYVDFAEADALEIVKTHDNVIVLRTLSKGYSLAGLRLGFCFANPSLLEGLVKVKDSYNIDAIACSVGTAAILDQSHKVNNAERVKSSRAKLTTDLKQLGFHVYPSQANFLLVQPPKSNAEEIYQLLKKQGILVRYFKQVHLDNKLRITVGTEEQNQILIEVLTQILT, from the coding sequence ATGAGATACTTTCGAGCGAATATTAATACTATGGTTGGTTATACTCCTGGCGAGCAACCTCCGCTAGGTGTCAAGATCGTTAAACTGAATACAAACGAAAACCCATACCCACCTTCACCTGCTTCCTTACAGGTATTGCAAAAAATTGATGGGGAACAACTACGTCGCTATCCCGATCCAATGGCTACAGAATTTCGCGAAGCTGTAGGTAATGTTTTCGGTTTTCCTCCAGACTGGATTCTAGTAGGTAATGGTAGTGACGAAATCTTAAATTCGATCGTCCGTGCTTGTGTGGAACAGACTCAAAAAGTCGTCTATCCTACTCCCACCTACATCCTCTACCGTACCCTGGCACAAATGCAGCCAGCTCAGTTCGTAGAAGTAGACTACGACAAAGACTATAACCTCCCAATCGAACAACTGATTGCTGCAAACGGAGCAGTTACTCTGATCGCATCTCCTAACAGTCCCTCCGGTCATGCTATTCCTACAACATTGCTCAGTCAACTTGCTAGCCAATTATCAGGGGTTTTAGTAATTGATGAAGCTTATGTCGATTTTGCAGAAGCGGATGCTTTAGAAATAGTTAAAACACATGATAACGTCATTGTTTTGAGAACACTTTCCAAAGGATACTCCTTAGCAGGATTGCGCTTGGGTTTTTGTTTTGCAAATCCCTCTCTTTTAGAAGGATTGGTCAAGGTTAAAGATAGTTATAACATCGATGCTATTGCTTGCAGCGTCGGCACCGCAGCAATCTTAGACCAATCGCACAAAGTTAATAATGCCGAACGAGTAAAATCTTCACGAGCTAAGTTAACCACAGATTTGAAGCAACTTGGCTTTCACGTTTATCCCTCCCAAGCGAACTTTTTACTGGTACAACCACCAAAAAGCAATGCAGAAGAGATATATCAGCTTCTCAAAAAACAGGGAATTTTAGTCCGTTACTTCAAACAGGTTCATCTAGACAATAAGCTGCGAATTACAGTAGGTACGGAGGAGCAAAATCAAATTTTAATTGAAGTTTTAACTCAAATTCTCACTTAA